One window from the genome of Rhinolophus ferrumequinum isolate MPI-CBG mRhiFer1 chromosome 10, mRhiFer1_v1.p, whole genome shotgun sequence encodes:
- the KLRD1 gene encoding natural killer cells antigen CD94 — MAAFRTTPWRLISGILAVICLLLMAALGLLLKNLFPKQSIGPISSPGATEPPEGSDCCSCQEKWIGYRCNCYFISNGKETWTESRDFCASQNSSLLHLQNEDELSFMNHSINFYWIGLSYNEEQGVWQWEDGSALSPDLFSLSQTVNIQNCITYRASGSTLDKACESKSRYICKKKLIGAYLGVS; from the exons ATGGCAG CTTTTCGGACCACTCCATGGAGGTTGATTTCTGGGATCTTAGCAGTAATATGCCTTCTGTTGATGGCTGCTTTGGGATTATTGTTGAAAAATT TATTTCCTAAACAAAGTATTGGGCCAATATCATCACCAGGAGCCACAGAACCTCCGGAAG gCTCTGACTGCTGTTCCTGTCAAGAAAAGTGGATTGGGTACCGATGCAACTGTTACTTCATTTCTAATGGAAAAGAAACTTGGACAGAAAGCAGGGATTTCTGTGCCTCTCAGAATTCCAGTCTGCTTCATTTGCAAAACGAAGATGAATTG AGTTTCATGAACCACAGTATAAACTTTTACTGGATTGGACTGTCTTACAATGAAGAACAGGGTGTCTGGCAGTGGGAGGATGGCTCTGCTCTCTCCCCAGATCT atTTTCATTGTCACAAACTGTAAATATACAGAATTGCATAACTTATAGAGCAAGCGGAAGTACTCTGGATAAAGCCTGTGAAAGTAAAAGCCGTTATATCTGTAAGAAGAAGCTTATAGGAGCTTATTTAGGTGTTTCTTAG